The Carettochelys insculpta isolate YL-2023 chromosome 23, ASM3395843v1, whole genome shotgun sequence genome has a window encoding:
- the TNFRSF4 gene encoding tumor necrosis factor receptor superfamily member 4, with protein sequence MVGRGLAKRVFSFMAVLFFLFLSAMYCPGLSCGELGYRYHKKCCKYCAPGEEMKTRCSPESDTQCVPCQEGYYNSKYNYFRCQICTVCDSSKGSIEVKKCDKTSDTVCVCTKGYTPYDSRSSEEHPSGKECFPCPEGHFSSGNNERCRPWRNCNASGKKTLRAGTKTEDAICDDQNKQATTLRPSSLYVSVISTRGNGSTAAPLPFTSTDKLSTTGMRKDSHTGTNWGFLSLILVCLTLLMVSGMSILLLTIQTTKKETTKRPPLNGQHDARSFRIPIQEEQIDSHSSLIKN encoded by the exons ATGGTTGGCAGAGGATTAGCCAAACGTGTCTTTTCTTTTATGGCTGTTTTGTTCTTTCTGTTTCTCTCTGCTATGTACTGTCCAGGGCTGAGTTGTGGAGAGTTGGGATATCGCTACCATAAAAAATGCTGCAAGTATTGTGCACCTG GTGAGGAAATGAAAACTCGCTGCTCGCCGGAATCAGACACACAGTGTGTCCCCTGCCAAGAAGGATACTATAACTCAAAGTATAACTACTTTAGATGCCAAATCTGCACTGTCTGTGATTCAA GTAAGGGAAGCATAGAGGTGAAGAAGTGTGATAAGACATCAGATACAGTTTGCGTGTGCACGAAGGGTTATACGCCATATGACAGCAGATCGTCAGAGGAACATCCATCTGGAAAAG AGTGCTTCCCTTGTCCTGAGGGGCATTTTTCCAGTGGAAACAACGAGAGATGTCGGCCCTGGCGCAA CTGCAATGCCAGTGGGAAAAAGACTCTAAGAGCTGGCACCAAAACAGAAGATGCCATCTGTGATGACCAGAACAAACAGGCTACCACACTCCGACCATCCAGTTTATATGTCTCTGTCATCAGCACCAGAGGCAATGGATCTACTGCAGCACCACTCCCGTTCACATCCACAGACAAGCTCTCCACCACGGGCATGAGAAAGGACAGCCACACAGGGACTAACTGGG GGTTCTTATCGCTCATCCTGGTTTGCTTAACGTTGCTCATGGTGTCTGGAATGTCCATCCTCCTCTTGACTATCCAGACAACCAAAAAGGAGACGACAAAGAGGCCTCCTCTGAATGGACAACATG ATGCAAGGAGTTTTCGAATTCCTATCCAGGAAGAGCAAATCGACTCTCATTCCAGCCTCATCAAAAACTGA